The following coding sequences lie in one Desulfuribacillus stibiiarsenatis genomic window:
- a CDS encoding GGDEF domain-containing protein, protein MHFDKKINSIKNIILLTQLGFIMILPIAGMLSTHKPSLTDHLSLFLLILLSLYIFLGVKENRKSDMVRWWTIFIIEIVLVSIAIIHYGTLETNLFSIFFIIIAQMAFVLSSVAAILGGVLISISYAISSYLHDPHIFTFNHWIINVFYLIGISAPIIFFVKLEREYRDQSEQKEQLIREVNEANRQLTEYAFHIQELVVTDSLTRLYNQTHAHERFMIEVEIARKNNTELCIAFIDVDNFKQINDTYGHQFGDDVLRSIGSTIVNSVMGTNYVAARYGGEEMIIIMPNTSLQKAHNFSKFIREEISNVRFKSLSDLSVTVSIGIAAFPEDAGNKETLTKIADMYMYEAKKTGKNKVVSSINANNKDSER, encoded by the coding sequence ATGCATTTTGACAAGAAAATCAACTCCATCAAGAACATCATCTTGCTGACGCAGCTAGGGTTTATTATGATTTTACCGATTGCTGGTATGTTGTCTACTCATAAGCCGAGTTTAACGGATCATCTATCATTATTTTTACTTATCTTATTATCCTTGTATATTTTTTTGGGGGTAAAAGAAAATAGAAAATCAGATATGGTTCGCTGGTGGACTATATTCATCATCGAGATTGTATTAGTATCGATAGCAATTATTCATTATGGAACTTTAGAAACAAATTTATTTAGCATTTTCTTTATAATCATCGCCCAAATGGCGTTTGTTCTTTCTTCTGTTGCAGCTATATTAGGTGGCGTGCTTATATCCATAAGCTATGCAATTAGCAGTTATCTCCATGATCCACATATTTTTACGTTTAATCATTGGATTATTAATGTATTTTATTTAATTGGTATTTCTGCTCCTATTATCTTTTTTGTTAAATTAGAAAGAGAGTACCGCGATCAAAGCGAGCAAAAAGAACAACTGATACGCGAAGTAAATGAAGCAAACCGACAACTTACAGAATACGCGTTTCATATTCAGGAGTTAGTCGTGACTGATAGCTTAACAAGGTTATATAATCAAACACATGCCCATGAAAGATTTATGATTGAAGTAGAAATAGCAAGAAAAAATAATACAGAATTATGCATCGCCTTCATTGATGTAGATAACTTCAAACAAATTAATGATACATACGGACATCAATTCGGAGATGATGTATTACGTTCCATAGGATCAACAATCGTCAATAGTGTAATGGGTACGAATTATGTAGCTGCACGATATGGCGGTGAAGAAATGATAATTATCATGCCTAATACATCATTGCAAAAGGCACATAATTTTTCTAAATTTATTAGGGAAGAGATATCAAATGTGCGATTTAAAAGTCTATCTGATTTATCAGTTACTGTGAGCATAGGTATTGCAGCCTTCCCAGAGGATGCGGGAAATAAAGAAACTCTTACAAAGATAGCAGATATGTACATGTACGAGGCTAAAAAAACTGGGAAGAATAAAGTGGTTAGCTCAATCAATGCAAATAATAAAGACTCAGAAAGGTAA